DNA sequence from the Candidatus Sulfuricurvum sp. RIFRC-1 genome:
TTTGGGTTAATCGGGTTCAAAACTCCCAAACCAAAAGCCAAAGTTTTTCCGCTTCCGGTTGCTGCTTGAGCAATACAATCTTTTTTGTCTAAAATGACAGGAAGAGAAGTGGACTGAATCGGGGTCATTGTGGTGAATTCAAGGCGTTTTAATGCCTCTTTCAGAGGTGCGCGTAACGCTAAGGGGTCGAATGAGGACATTGTGTCGCTTTGTATTATAGATAGGAAATTATAGCGTAGTATTGAGGTTTTCTTCGTTCGTGGTGAGCTTGTCGAACCATGAGCCCTTCGACAGGCTCAGGGCGAACGGACTAAAATTATACCGCTTTGATGGTAACGCCGTATTTTTCTTCCGCAACGTTACGTGCTTGAAGTGTGTACGAAGAGATTTCGTTAAAGTTAAGATATTTATACACTTGATCCGCTTTTCCTGCCAATTTTTCAGGAACGATACTCATGTATTCCGCTACGGTTGGGATACGTCCAAGTTTAGCACATACGGATGCAAGCTCAGCACTTCCGAGATAAACTTGAGTCCCTTTTCCTAAACGGTTATCGAAGTTACGAGTTGATGTTGAAAATACGGTTGAACCTTCGCGTGAACTCGCTTGGTTCCCCATACAGAGTGAACATCCCGGAACTTCGGTTTGTGCTGCGATTGCTTTATAAACGTCGTAGTACCCCTCGTTGATGAGTTGCTGCTCATCCATACGGGTCGGTGGTACGATCCAGAATTTTTCAACAGCGATTTTACCTTCGCCGCGCATTACTTCACCTGCCGCACGATAGTGACCGATGTTGGTCATACAGCTGCCAAGGAATACTTCGTTGATTTCAGTACCTGCAACATCGCTGAGCAATTTAACATTATCCGGATCATTAGGACATGCCAAGATCGGCTCTGTTACTTCTGCGAGATCGATTTCGATGATTGCCGCGTATTCCGCATCGGCATCCGGTTCCATCAACGTCGGAGCGGCTAACCACTCTTTCATTTTATCGGCACGGCGTTGCAATGTACGTGCATCTTCATACCCGTCAGCTACCATCGCTTCGATCAATGTAACGTTTGATTTTAGGTACTCGATTACCGGTTCTTTGTTCAGACGGACGGTACACGCCGCCGCTGAACGCTCAGCCGATGCGTCAGAGAGTTCGAACGCTTGTTCTACTTTCATGTTCGGAAGACCTTCGATCTCCAATACACGTCCGTTGAAAATGTTCTTTTTCCCTTTTTTCTCAACCGTTAAAAGACCTGCTTTGATAGCGTAATAAGGGATTGCATTAACCAAGTCACGAAGTGTGATACCCGCTTGCATCTCCCCTTTGAAACGTACCAATACTGATTCTGGCATTTCAAGAGGCATTGCACCGGTAACACCTGCGAACGCTACAAGACCTGAACCCGCAGGGAAACTCACACCGATTGGGAAACGAGTATGGCTATCACCACCTGTTCCAACGGTATCAGGGAGAACCATGCGGTTCAACCACGAGTGGATAACACCGTCCGCAGGACGAAGAGCGACACCGCTGCGTGAGCTGATGAATGCCGGCAAAGTTGCGTGCAATTTCACGTCGGATGGTTTTGGATACGCCGCTGTATGACAGAACGATTGAAGAACGAAATCTGCTGAGAATCCAAGAGCTGAAAGCTCTTTTATTTCATCACGAGTCATTGGTCCTGTGGTATCTTGGCTACCAACGGTGCTTGTAACCGGCTCACAATACATACCCGGGCGTACACCCTCCATACCACACGCTTTACCCACCATTTTTTGTGCAAGAGTGTACCCTTTGCCGGTATCGGCAGGTTGGATAGGGGTTGCGAAAATGGTTGCCGGAGTCATTCCGAGCGCCGTGCGTGCTTTAGCCGTCAAACCGCGACCGATAATAAGAGGGATACGTCCGCCTGCACGCACTTCATCTTCGATCGTGTTCGGGCGAAGGGTGAAATTAGCAATAACAGAACCGTTTTTAGTGATAGTTCCCGCTTTTGTATCGATATCGAGCACATCGCCTGTTTCCATTTGGCTAACATCGGCTTCGATCGGCAATGCACCGGAGTCTTCACAGGTTGCAAAGAAGATTGGAGCGATAATGCTGCCAATGACCACACCGCCAGTGCGTTTATTTGGGATGCCGGGGATATCATCACCCATATGCCATTGAACCGAGTTGGCAGCAGATTTACGGCTAGAACCGGTTCCGACTACGTCACCGACGTACGCAATCTGCATCCCTTTTTCTTTGAGTTCAGCGATTTTAGCAATACCTTCAGGCATTTTTGCACTCAACATGGTTGTTGCGTGAAGCGGGATATCGGAACGGGTAAATGCCGCGCTCGCCGGAGAGAGATCATCCGTATTGGTTTCACCCGGGAATTTGAAAACAACAACGCTGAATTTTTCAGCCAATGTTTTTTTAGATGTAAACCACTCAGCATCCGCCCATGATTGAAGAACCTCTTTTGCGAAGCTATTGGTAGATGAGAGTTCAACGATATCATTGAACGCATCGTATACCAAAAGAGTATGTTTGAGTTCATGTGCCGCTTCATTAGCGATAGCATCATTACTTAGTGCATCGATAAGAGGTTTTACGTTATAGCCTCCCACCATTTTACCGAGGATTTTGATCGCCGCTTTTTTGTGATCGTCACTGTTGATATCGCTGTTGTCGCTCAAAAAAGCTTTAACTTCACCTTGGACGACTTGATGTAAAAATGCCGCTTTAACGTATGCGCCATCATCAACACCCGGATTGACGCGTTCTGCCAACATTTCAACCAATTCACCGTCTTTAGAACTTGTCGCGCTGATGAGTGCTACCAACTCGGTAACTTGCTCTTTTGTAAGAGGAAATGGGGGGATTCCCTGTGCTGTGCGTTCCGCTACGTGTGCTTTGTATTCGTCCATAAAAGCCATAGTGACTCCTGTGCATGTTAATTTTGAATGATTATATCAGAAGTAAAAAAGAGTTTTATCGTAGTGTTACTAAATTACTCAATTGTTTTAATTAAAGAGCTTGATTATGTGTAGTATTGTAACATTTATGATTTTACTATAGAGCATTAAAAAATAAAGCAGAGGAAAGAGGAGAAAAAAGCGTTACAAATTGAGAAAAATAGGAAGATTCTCCGAAAGGAGAATTAAAAAGGGTCATTGGCGATGATATCGCGATTACCCTTGGAATTTGGCGCGGAAAGAATACCGTTGTTTTCAAGTTGTTCTATCAGCGTAGCAGAGCGGTTATATCCGATTTGAAGTCGGCGTTGGAGGTAACTGATAGAGGTTTTTTGCTCCATAAGGATAATGTTTTTAGCCTCTTCATACAGTTCATCTAGCGGTTTGTTATCGATATTTTCATTACTACCTTTTAGGGTACTGCCATTATCAGCTAAGAAACGGCGATCATAATCTGGCTCGCGTTGTGATTTGAGGAAATCAACTACTTTTTCAATTTCACTTTCAGTGCTCCATGGTGCATGAAGTCGTACCAATCCGCTCATACCAGGAGGGGTAAAGAGCATATCACCGCGTCCGAGAAGCGATTCCGCTCCCATTCCATCAAGAATGATTTTACTATCGATCTTTTGTCCCACTTTATAACTGATGCGTGAGGGTAGATTGGCTTTGATAAGTCCAGTGACGACATCGACACTCGGACGCTGGGTAGCTACGATGAGATGGATACCGCTCGCGCGTGCCATTTGAGCCAAACGGGCGATAGAATATTCAACATCTTTACCACTGGTCATCATAAGATCGGCCAACTCATCGATTATGACAACAATATAGGGAAGAGGATCACGTTTTTCACTTTTTGCTTTTTCGTTGTAATTTTCAATATTTTTGGTACGTGTTTCACTCATCAGCTGATAACGACGTTCCATTTCACTGACCATATTATTGAGGGCTGAGATAGCCTCTTTGGGTTTTGTGATAACGGGGGTTAGAAGATGAGGAATGTCGTTATAAACTGAAAATTCAAGCATCTTTGGATCGATCATCAAAAGACGGAGTTGGTCGGGTGAATTTTTATAGAGTAAACTTAAAATCATAGAATTGATCCCAACACTTTTACCGCTTCCGGTGGTACCGGCGATAAGGAGATGGGGGAGCTTTTTTAAATCGGTGATGAACGGATTCCCAACGATATCTTTACCCAATATCAGTGTCAGAGGAGATGCCGCTTCTTGAAAGAGCTTGCTCTCCAGCATTTCACGCAGGAAAATCGTCTCTACCGTTTTATTCGGTATCTCAATTCCTACAACGTCTTTACCCGGTATCGGAGCTTGGATACGGATGGTTTGAGCTTTGAGTGCCATTGCAAGGTCGTCTTGAAGACCTAGAATTTTGGAGACTTTGATATTCGCGGCAGGTTTAAATTCAAAAGTCGAGACGACAGGTCCCGCATAAGTACGTACAACGTCACCGTCGATATTAAAATGTCCCAGTTTTTCGATTAGATCTCGGATTTTATCATCGAGTTCTGCTTCATCGACCAAGGTTTGTTTTTTGGGAGGATTTTGAAAGAATTCAACCAATGGAAGTTTGAAGTTTTTTGGTTTTTCACTGAACCCTTTATCAATTTGATCCAATAGCATTTTATTTTCTTCAAGCTCATCGACCACAAGAGCGTGCTGTTTTGATTCTTTTACTTTTTTTGCCATGCTGAGAATGGTGGATTCTTTCGGGGTATCCATCTGCAGCGAAGGTGTTTCTAAAACGGATGAATCTTCTAATGGACTTTCAAGAAAGGCTGAAGGCTCCAATGCTTGTGGTGGTGTGAAAGTATCGTTAATAGGGCTAGGTGTTTCTTCGTATGAAGGATAAGGATCAGTATAGTTACTCTCTGGATAAGTATACGAGGGTTCTTCAATAGGGATACTTTTAACGACAGGGGAATGTTGTGTATTTTGGGATGGTTTGGGAGCATTTAGAGGTTTGTCCATATACTCTTTGAGCGGTTGAGCTAATTCCGAGAGGCTTTGCTCCATTACCAGTACAATCGAGACGGTGACCATCATCAGCCACAGTATCCAAAGCCCGAATGAACCGATATAGATGGATAAAAAGTCAACAATAGCTCCGCCGAATGCCCCGCGATACATCCCCTCGACAACAATAGCTTGGAAAAAGAGCAAAGCAAAAAAGAGCAAGGTAAAAATCCCTGTCATTTCATAGCGACGATGCATTTCGCCATCAAATTTATACCAATAAAAAAGTGGAACCATGAGAAGTAACAAGTAGGTATAGGCAACATATCCAAACACATATACATTTGTCTGTGCAAATGATGCACCATAGGCACCGATAATGGAAGCATCACCGATAATGGTTGCGATTCCTAAATAAAATAAAATACCAAAGCCGGTAATAAATAATGTGTCGCGTAAAATGGTAGATCCTTGAATCAGGTTGAAAAGTAGTTAGATTATAGCAAAAAAGGGGAGAGAAACCCCTTTTATTGCAGATTGCTATAAATAATTGACGAGAGAAAGCTGTGAAACTTTAGAGATGCTTGAAAGCATTGCTTGATAATTGAGACTTAACTGCTGCATGCGTAGGGTCGCTTCAGCCACATCGGTATCAATAATATCCGATTGAAGTGTTTTCGTACTGATAATGAGCATATCGGAACGATCCGATGATGCTTGTAATACTTGAGAATAAGATCCAACTTCGGTTTGTAGGCGGCTGACATGATCGCTTAAATCGTCCATCCTTTGAATCGCATTTTGGACACCAAGATTACGGGGATCTGATGCATCCGTGCCGTCAGCTCGCTTTTTACCCTCTTCAACAGAGCGTATCATCTCTTCAATTTGGGTAAAAAAATCAGTTTTTGGATCACGAATAGTGATGGCACTGTTGGCATTAAACGTTAAGATATTTCCGGTTGTAGTGCTGTAATCATCTGAAGCTGCATCATAAATTGATAGGGATGCACCGGTTACTGTATTCAATTTGTCTTCAAAAACCATTTTTCCGGCATAATCAAGTGTTGTAGATGATTGGGTGTTGGCGGTAGTAATTGCTGCGTCGTAGTCTGCCGCAGTATTTGTGGCGGGTAGATTCCCACTCATCGCCATATTTACAACGTCTAAAAGTTGTTGATACGTCATTTCATCGGCATCAACTGCACTTCTCAGTGTGCTGTCTGTATTAAAGATACTAAAATTGGTTGTACCGCCGTCTAAAGAAAATGTTGAACCTGCTGTGGCTAAATCAATTTGAGCGGTAAATGCTGTACCCGTAATATCAACGCCCTCAATGATAAGCTGCTGCGTATTCAAACTGCTAACACCTGCTACATCAACTAGTTTACTGGTAGGCGTCGCATAGGAATTAGTTGTTTTGTCAATTTGCGAAATGTTAGAGAGAAGCTTTGCACCCTCTTGCTCAAAATTGGTACGATCGTAATTGACCCCTTCAATTGTATTTAGAACACTTGAGGGAGTATCTAAACTGCTTTTTGTAAATTCTTTAACATACAGACCGGGTGTGGTAACCGCTGCGGTTTCAAAATCGGTAGAACCTGCATGAAGAGCATCGATATCGGTAATATTGGCTGCTGCACCACCTGAAAAATCAACTGCACCAACCATGTGAAAATCGAGCTTGCTTGAACCCATTTTTTTGTCAGAAATTTCAATTTGTCCCTGTACATTGAGTGAAATATCAACCTGATTATTACCATACAGATCAGCGATCTCTTGCATGAGGTCATCCATCGTATCATTCATGTTGAGAGTAATTT
Encoded proteins:
- the acnB gene encoding bifunctional aconitate hydratase 2/2-methylisocitrate dehydratase → MAFMDEYKAHVAERTAQGIPPFPLTKEQVTELVALISATSSKDGELVEMLAERVNPGVDDGAYVKAAFLHQVVQGEVKAFLSDNSDINSDDHKKAAIKILGKMVGGYNVKPLIDALSNDAIANEAAHELKHTLLVYDAFNDIVELSSTNSFAKEVLQSWADAEWFTSKKTLAEKFSVVVFKFPGETNTDDLSPASAAFTRSDIPLHATTMLSAKMPEGIAKIAELKEKGMQIAYVGDVVGTGSSRKSAANSVQWHMGDDIPGIPNKRTGGVVIGSIIAPIFFATCEDSGALPIEADVSQMETGDVLDIDTKAGTITKNGSVIANFTLRPNTIEDEVRAGGRIPLIIGRGLTAKARTALGMTPATIFATPIQPADTGKGYTLAQKMVGKACGMEGVRPGMYCEPVTSTVGSQDTTGPMTRDEIKELSALGFSADFVLQSFCHTAAYPKPSDVKLHATLPAFISSRSGVALRPADGVIHSWLNRMVLPDTVGTGGDSHTRFPIGVSFPAGSGLVAFAGVTGAMPLEMPESVLVRFKGEMQAGITLRDLVNAIPYYAIKAGLLTVEKKGKKNIFNGRVLEIEGLPNMKVEQAFELSDASAERSAAACTVRLNKEPVIEYLKSNVTLIEAMVADGYEDARTLQRRADKMKEWLAAPTLMEPDADAEYAAIIEIDLAEVTEPILACPNDPDNVKLLSDVAGTEINEVFLGSCMTNIGHYRAAGEVMRGEGKIAVEKFWIVPPTRMDEQQLINEGYYDVYKAIAAQTEVPGCSLCMGNQASSREGSTVFSTSTRNFDNRLGKGTQVYLGSAELASVCAKLGRIPTVAEYMSIVPEKLAGKADQVYKYLNFNEISSYTLQARNVAEEKYGVTIKAV
- a CDS encoding DNA translocase FtsK, with amino-acid sequence MQGSTILRDTLFITGFGILFYLGIATIIGDASIIGAYGASFAQTNVYVFGYVAYTYLLLLMVPLFYWYKFDGEMHRRYEMTGIFTLLFFALLFFQAIVVEGMYRGAFGGAIVDFLSIYIGSFGLWILWLMMVTVSIVLVMEQSLSELAQPLKEYMDKPLNAPKPSQNTQHSPVVKSIPIEEPSYTYPESNYTDPYPSYEETPSPINDTFTPPQALEPSAFLESPLEDSSVLETPSLQMDTPKESTILSMAKKVKESKQHALVVDELEENKMLLDQIDKGFSEKPKNFKLPLVEFFQNPPKKQTLVDEAELDDKIRDLIEKLGHFNIDGDVVRTYAGPVVSTFEFKPAANIKVSKILGLQDDLAMALKAQTIRIQAPIPGKDVVGIEIPNKTVETIFLREMLESKLFQEAASPLTLILGKDIVGNPFITDLKKLPHLLIAGTTGSGKSVGINSMILSLLYKNSPDQLRLLMIDPKMLEFSVYNDIPHLLTPVITKPKEAISALNNMVSEMERRYQLMSETRTKNIENYNEKAKSEKRDPLPYIVVIIDELADLMMTSGKDVEYSIARLAQMARASGIHLIVATQRPSVDVVTGLIKANLPSRISYKVGQKIDSKIILDGMGAESLLGRGDMLFTPPGMSGLVRLHAPWSTESEIEKVVDFLKSQREPDYDRRFLADNGSTLKGSNENIDNKPLDELYEEAKNIILMEQKTSISYLQRRLQIGYNRSATLIEQLENNGILSAPNSKGNRDIIANDPF
- a CDS encoding flagellin; translated protein: MRITSSSYYNNIYAENNKLNKQLFDVNKQISSGMKIQYAHEDPGVFIDTLRLDNEITTLGQVKSSAQSAYKISTQTDTTVGELVKTLESMKVKMVNAANAVHSDTSMQAIAKELRGLQNHLLTLANTSIGGQYLFSGTATSVKPIGADGTYQGNDQDLEAFLGSGIKQKYNISGSQLFLGEESKINRTISSNVPQMSLNNLYPDIMEDSSISRDTSTETYITGSSTIRDLMGDNDTNLTNDAARQSYFYVQGTKSDGESFKSKITLNMNDTMDDLMQEIADLYGNNQVDISLNVQGQIEISDKKMGSSKLDFHMVGAVDFSGGAAANITDIDALHAGSTDFETAAVTTPGLYVKEFTKSSLDTPSSVLNTIEGVNYDRTNFEQEGAKLLSNISQIDKTTNSYATPTSKLVDVAGVSSLNTQQLIIEGVDITGTAFTAQIDLATAGSTFSLDGGTTNFSIFNTDSTLRSAVDADEMTYQQLLDVVNMAMSGNLPATNTAADYDAAITTANTQSSTTLDYAGKMVFEDKLNTVTGASLSIYDAASDDYSTTTGNILTFNANSAITIRDPKTDFFTQIEEMIRSVEEGKKRADGTDASDPRNLGVQNAIQRMDDLSDHVSRLQTEVGSYSQVLQASSDRSDMLIISTKTLQSDIIDTDVAEATLRMQQLSLNYQAMLSSISKVSQLSLVNYL